A window from Kribbella jejuensis encodes these proteins:
- a CDS encoding GNAT family N-acetyltransferase produces MEITSLGFRTDLSLLEQGGSQFRDTGEYVVVRTPQNPGFWWGNYLLYRTPFAPDDTKLRTDEFRREFPDAKHVAFGIDSTDGDVGATDELTAAGFEVEHNVVMTADRVVPPPHPNEQATYRFLTSDDDWEQLYEQNLACSDLTVDDDYKAFTRRKLVAQRGFVDSGRGKWFGAFEGNRLQSSLGLVFDGTGLARFQNVQTSPEDRGRGLAGTLVHHASTYGLAQARQLVMVADPDYLAIRVYRSVGFTDTETQLQIIRPPA; encoded by the coding sequence GTGGAGATCACCAGCCTGGGCTTCCGGACCGACCTGTCGCTGCTCGAGCAGGGCGGCAGCCAGTTCCGCGACACCGGCGAGTACGTCGTCGTCCGGACGCCGCAGAACCCCGGCTTCTGGTGGGGCAACTACCTGCTCTACCGGACGCCGTTCGCGCCGGACGACACCAAGCTCCGCACGGACGAGTTCCGCCGCGAGTTCCCGGACGCGAAACACGTTGCGTTCGGCATCGACAGCACCGACGGCGACGTGGGCGCCACGGACGAGCTGACCGCGGCCGGGTTCGAGGTCGAGCACAACGTCGTGATGACCGCGGACCGGGTCGTCCCGCCGCCGCACCCGAACGAGCAGGCGACGTACCGGTTCCTGACCAGTGACGACGACTGGGAACAGCTGTACGAGCAGAACCTGGCGTGCTCGGACCTGACCGTGGACGACGACTACAAGGCCTTCACCCGGCGCAAGCTGGTGGCGCAACGTGGGTTCGTCGACTCCGGGCGCGGCAAGTGGTTCGGTGCGTTCGAAGGGAACCGGCTGCAGAGTTCGCTCGGGCTGGTCTTCGACGGCACCGGGCTGGCCCGCTTCCAGAACGTGCAGACCTCGCCGGAGGACCGCGGTCGCGGACTGGCCGGCACGCTCGTCCATCACGCGTCGACGTACGGGCTGGCCCAGGCGCGGCAGCTGGTGATGGTGGCCGATCCGGACTACCTGGCGATCCGCGTCTACCGGTCCGTGGGCTTCACAGACACCGAGACCCAGCTTCAGATCATCCGTCCGCCCGCGTGA
- a CDS encoding GNAT family N-acetyltransferase → MSNSWNTRVELASDLETLRDITRDAFGRQYEVDFLDAHRAAPKAWIPGLMFVATGPDDRPVAYALLTRCHVGDVPILSLGPVAVLPAYQRQGAGGAAVRAALAAARERTEPAVVVLGHDTYYPRFGFRQATEFGIHHPHHDGPHLMALALGKAPVPTGVLTYPVEM, encoded by the coding sequence TTGTCCAATTCCTGGAACACCCGGGTCGAGCTCGCGTCCGACCTCGAGACGCTGCGCGACATCACCCGCGACGCCTTCGGGCGGCAGTACGAGGTCGACTTCCTCGACGCGCACCGGGCCGCACCGAAAGCCTGGATCCCCGGGCTGATGTTCGTCGCCACCGGCCCCGATGATCGGCCGGTCGCCTACGCACTGCTCACCCGCTGCCACGTCGGCGACGTACCCATCCTCTCGCTCGGCCCGGTCGCCGTGCTGCCGGCCTACCAGCGTCAGGGCGCCGGCGGTGCTGCCGTCCGGGCCGCGCTGGCTGCGGCGCGGGAGCGGACCGAGCCGGCGGTCGTCGTGCTCGGCCACGACACGTACTACCCGCGGTTCGGATTCCGGCAGGCGACCGAGTTCGGCATCCACCACCCGCACCACGACGGACCGCACCTGATGGCGCTCGCCCTCGGCAAGGCTCCGGTCCCGACCGGCGTCCTGACCTATCCGGTCGAGATGTAG
- a CDS encoding GNAT family N-acetyltransferase, with amino-acid sequence MSIRVIPLTDPDVRQFSRRIAWLATRPDGTPVGSAFLRLDSRRTHAHLADFELTVHPAERRQGIGSTLLRAVAAGAQDHDVRTVIADVDVASAGDVSSSSTGSRSG; translated from the coding sequence TTGAGCATCAGGGTGATTCCGCTGACCGATCCCGACGTCCGCCAGTTCAGCCGGCGCATCGCGTGGCTCGCGACACGGCCGGACGGTACGCCGGTCGGATCCGCCTTCCTCCGCCTGGACAGCCGTCGTACCCATGCCCACCTGGCCGATTTCGAGCTGACCGTGCATCCGGCTGAACGCCGCCAGGGCATCGGCTCGACGCTGCTCCGCGCGGTCGCGGCCGGCGCGCAGGATCACGACGTACGGACGGTGATCGCGGACGTCGACGTAGCCTCCGCGGGCGACGTTTCCTCCAGCAGCACGGGTTCGAGATCGGGCTGA
- a CDS encoding TioE family transcriptional regulator codes for MSPAAGRTRLRPVDLARSAGVSTQLVRNYEADGILPPAPRSDTGYRQYGPEHVQALLTYRALAPGFGAETASAIMRAVHNNDEALAYRLVDAAHAALHEQRLATDAASNALAALAAEYVDEQPVTGPSLLVGELAHRLGIRPSALRVWEAAGLLAPTREPGTKYRRYGPEQIRDARIIHMLRQGRYYFEQIKPVLDGLRRTGSTDALRNAIAERRAAHDRQTKAMLYGAALLHQLITEGPRAGSEPTVPAP; via the coding sequence ATGTCGCCGGCGGCAGGTAGGACGCGACTGCGCCCGGTCGATCTCGCGCGCAGTGCCGGGGTCTCGACCCAGCTCGTCCGCAACTACGAGGCCGACGGCATTCTGCCGCCCGCGCCGCGGTCGGACACGGGCTACCGCCAGTACGGTCCGGAGCACGTCCAGGCCCTGCTGACCTACCGCGCGCTCGCCCCCGGCTTCGGCGCCGAAACCGCGTCGGCGATCATGCGCGCGGTCCACAACAACGACGAAGCACTCGCATACCGGCTCGTCGACGCGGCCCACGCCGCGCTGCACGAACAACGACTGGCGACAGATGCGGCCAGCAACGCCCTCGCGGCGTTGGCCGCTGAGTACGTCGACGAGCAGCCCGTCACCGGACCGTCCTTGCTCGTCGGGGAACTGGCGCACCGCCTCGGCATCCGCCCGTCGGCACTTCGCGTCTGGGAGGCGGCCGGCCTGCTCGCGCCCACGCGCGAACCTGGAACGAAGTACCGCCGGTACGGTCCCGAACAGATCCGGGACGCGCGGATCATCCACATGCTCCGCCAAGGCCGCTACTACTTCGAACAGATCAAGCCCGTCCTCGACGGACTCCGCCGGACCGGCAGCACCGACGCGCTCCGGAACGCGATCGCCGAACGCCGGGCCGCCCACGACCGGCAGACCAAGGCGATGCTGTACGGCGCCGCGCTGCTGCACCAGCTCATCACTGAGGGACCGCGAGCCGGGTCGGAACCGACCGTCCCCGCACCGTGA
- a CDS encoding gamma-glutamyltransferase family protein codes for MTFTTRPTLRGTFGMVSSTHWLASQSAMRILELGGNAFDAGAAAGFVLHVVEPHLNGPGGEVPAIIATAEDPTPRVLCGQGVAPAGATIEHYRSLGLTLVPGSGPLAATVPGAVDAWLLLLRDHGTLPLSVVLEPAIEYARNGHPLVPRVAETIATVQRLFEEHWPTSAALWLQDGRPVSGRFRNEVYAGTLERLVREAGEGDRQEQIERARRAWREGFVAEAIDGFSKLPHRDSSGEDHGGLITGADMAAFEASWEDAATYDWNGYTVAKTGPWGQGPGLLQSLAVLAALGEVDLDSAEGVHATVEVMKLSYADREAWYGDGADVPLSTLLSPAYAAERAKLIGPDASLELRPGSPDGRVPILPSIATGNETGDATTGEPTVSAVGETRGDTCHVDVVDRWGNLISATPSGGWLQSSPTIPSLGFCLGSRAQMFWLEEGLPASLAPGKRPRTTLTPTLVLRDGEPVMACGSPGGDQQDQWQLLFLLRHLGAGAELQEAIDAPAWHTTSFPSSFYPRATEPGGLVIESRVGANVRDDLVRRGHVVTTADPWSLGRLCAVRREPDGILAAAANPRGMQGYAVGR; via the coding sequence ATGACCTTCACCACCCGGCCGACACTGCGCGGTACGTTCGGGATGGTTTCGTCCACGCACTGGCTGGCATCCCAGTCGGCGATGCGGATCCTCGAACTCGGCGGGAACGCGTTCGACGCGGGCGCCGCGGCCGGGTTCGTGCTGCACGTGGTCGAGCCGCACCTCAACGGGCCGGGTGGTGAGGTACCGGCGATCATCGCGACCGCCGAGGACCCGACGCCGCGGGTGCTGTGCGGACAGGGCGTCGCGCCGGCCGGGGCGACGATCGAGCACTACCGCTCCCTCGGGCTGACGTTGGTGCCCGGGTCCGGTCCGCTCGCGGCGACGGTGCCGGGAGCCGTCGACGCGTGGTTGCTGTTGTTGCGGGATCACGGGACGTTGCCGCTGAGCGTCGTACTCGAGCCGGCCATCGAGTACGCGCGCAACGGGCATCCGCTGGTGCCGCGGGTCGCGGAGACGATCGCGACCGTGCAGCGTTTGTTCGAGGAGCACTGGCCGACCTCGGCGGCACTGTGGTTGCAGGACGGTCGCCCGGTTTCGGGACGGTTCCGGAACGAGGTGTACGCCGGGACGCTCGAGCGGCTCGTCCGTGAGGCCGGCGAGGGTGATCGGCAGGAGCAGATCGAGCGGGCCCGGAGGGCGTGGCGGGAAGGATTCGTCGCCGAAGCGATCGACGGGTTCTCCAAGCTGCCGCACCGCGATTCGAGCGGCGAGGATCACGGCGGGCTGATCACCGGCGCCGACATGGCTGCGTTCGAGGCGAGCTGGGAGGACGCGGCGACCTACGACTGGAACGGGTACACGGTCGCGAAGACCGGGCCTTGGGGTCAGGGGCCCGGACTACTGCAGTCGCTTGCCGTCCTCGCGGCGCTCGGTGAGGTCGATCTCGACAGTGCCGAGGGTGTGCATGCCACCGTCGAGGTGATGAAGCTGTCGTACGCGGACCGGGAGGCCTGGTACGGCGACGGCGCCGACGTGCCGTTGTCGACGTTGCTCTCCCCCGCCTATGCGGCCGAGCGGGCGAAGCTGATCGGGCCCGACGCATCGCTGGAGCTTCGCCCCGGATCGCCGGACGGCCGTGTCCCAATTCTCCCGTCGATTGCTACCGGCAACGAAACCGGCGACGCGACGACCGGCGAGCCGACCGTGTCCGCAGTGGGCGAGACGCGGGGCGACACGTGTCATGTCGATGTCGTGGATCGCTGGGGCAACCTGATCTCGGCGACGCCGAGTGGCGGATGGTTGCAGTCGTCGCCGACGATTCCGTCGCTCGGGTTCTGCCTCGGCAGCCGGGCGCAGATGTTCTGGCTCGAGGAAGGCCTGCCGGCCTCCCTGGCCCCCGGTAAGCGGCCGCGGACGACGCTCACCCCGACGCTGGTGCTCCGTGACGGCGAGCCGGTGATGGCGTGCGGTTCACCAGGCGGGGACCAGCAGGACCAGTGGCAACTGCTGTTCCTGCTCAGGCATCTCGGCGCGGGCGCCGAGCTGCAGGAGGCGATCGACGCCCCGGCGTGGCACACGACCAGCTTCCCGTCGTCGTTCTACCCGCGGGCGACCGAGCCGGGTGGACTGGTCATCGAGAGCCGGGTCGGCGCCAACGTCCGCGACGACCTGGTACGTCGGGGCCACGTCGTCACCACAGCGGACCCGTGGAGCCTCGGCCGCCTGTGCGCCGTACGCCGAGAACCCGATGGCATCCTGGCCGCCGCCGCCAACCCCCGAGGAATGCAGGGCTACGCTGTCGGCCGCTGA
- a CDS encoding GNAT family N-acetyltransferase: MPDVQSVAGYRLVSWDGVVPDELLQTFTDARAGMADAPSGTIPSPVEVWDNERTRYAAQVIEQRGEHLSVVAVLDHSGRIVGFTEVVVPGDGKGDGQLYGTAVLPGHRSRGLALWMKAAQIQQLRDQFPDLDGLVTDTVDTNVAMRRTNERLGYRPYQQVNRRKLDL; the protein is encoded by the coding sequence ATGCCCGACGTACAGTCCGTCGCCGGGTACCGGCTGGTGTCGTGGGATGGCGTCGTACCGGACGAGCTGCTGCAGACCTTCACCGACGCTCGCGCCGGGATGGCGGACGCGCCCTCCGGCACCATCCCGTCGCCGGTCGAGGTGTGGGACAACGAGCGGACCAGGTACGCCGCGCAGGTCATCGAGCAGCGCGGCGAGCACCTGTCCGTCGTCGCGGTCCTCGACCACAGCGGGCGGATCGTGGGCTTCACCGAGGTCGTCGTACCGGGTGACGGGAAGGGCGACGGCCAGCTGTACGGGACCGCGGTGCTCCCAGGGCATCGCAGCCGCGGCCTTGCCCTGTGGATGAAGGCCGCGCAGATCCAGCAGCTGCGGGACCAGTTCCCCGACCTGGACGGCCTCGTGACCGACACGGTCGACACCAACGTCGCGATGCGCCGCACCAACGAGCGTCTCGGCTACCGCCCCTATCAGCAGGTCAACCGCCGCAAGCTCGACCTGTAA
- a CDS encoding GntR family transcriptional regulator: MELPGEQIVRTIGADHVALREQVLAELRRRIVDGEYREGERLTEIRLADDFGVSRNPVREALRVVEAEGFVQILPRRGAVVATLDETAVRDLFAVRQQLETLAAGLAAERATPAGIASLRALVEQAAAATAAKDFDRVAELNSEFHRTVIEVSANRWLVSMSAAMYHHVHWVFRVGAAQRAPHSSDEHARLVDAIEAGDPTAATEAARLHVEAAAKAALRTDRAG; the protein is encoded by the coding sequence GTGGAGCTGCCGGGGGAACAGATCGTCCGTACGATCGGTGCCGATCATGTCGCGCTGCGTGAGCAGGTGCTCGCGGAACTGCGGCGCCGGATCGTCGACGGCGAGTACCGCGAGGGCGAACGGCTGACCGAGATCCGGCTGGCGGACGACTTCGGCGTCTCGCGTAATCCGGTCCGTGAGGCGCTTCGAGTGGTCGAGGCCGAGGGCTTCGTGCAGATCCTCCCGCGCCGCGGTGCCGTGGTCGCGACCCTCGACGAGACGGCGGTCCGCGACCTGTTCGCCGTACGTCAGCAACTCGAGACCCTCGCCGCGGGGCTGGCCGCCGAACGCGCGACCCCGGCCGGTATCGCCTCCCTCCGCGCCCTCGTCGAGCAAGCCGCCGCGGCAACCGCGGCGAAGGACTTCGACCGGGTCGCCGAGCTGAACAGCGAGTTCCACCGCACGGTGATCGAGGTCAGCGCCAACCGCTGGCTGGTCTCCATGTCGGCCGCGATGTACCACCACGTGCACTGGGTGTTCCGCGTCGGAGCCGCCCAACGCGCCCCGCACTCGTCCGACGAACACGCCCGCCTGGTCGACGCCATCGAGGCCGGCGACCCCACGGCAGCCACCGAGGCCGCTCGGCTGCACGTCGAGGCGGCCGCGAAAGCCGCACTGCGCACCGACCGAGCGGGCTGA
- a CDS encoding adenylate/guanylate cyclase domain-containing protein, protein MTLQRTTPGNPELVLTRRPFGSWLLGPADQSTRRLRIRLQILMTTFSIGTNLIGALVVFVLAVFVLPGPSLVDQLQLLDAILIPAYFLVALTIGCIWSRRLTRRVTRWIELGRPATRKEQIATLRLPLRLTFIEVLLWLVAAVFFTVMTVMMQPANALRVALTVVDGAIITCSVSYLLTEFALRPVAARALVGSPPPRRLLAAGLKARTVFFWAVGSAVPVAGLMVAAVLALIEGDVTSTRLSVVILALGIVALGNGCLLTWLSARSVVAPVRSVQDALSLIGEGRLDVSIPVFDGTELGSLQAGFNRMADGLRERERIRDVFGRYVGPGVVQEALSSDQLGGEERFAAVLFVDLVGSTELAAQRPPSEVVQLLNRFFAIVVAEVDRQGGFVNKFAGDAALAIFGAPAELADPAGSALAAGRALARRLADELPEATAGLGVTAGIVVAGTVGDVRRHEYTVIGDPVNEAARLSELAKTAPGRLIASMTAVEEAAQAEADQWRQTELVTVRGRSVPTRLAVPQ, encoded by the coding sequence ATGACCCTCCAGCGGACGACCCCGGGGAATCCGGAGCTGGTGCTCACCAGGCGGCCGTTCGGGTCCTGGCTGCTCGGGCCGGCCGACCAGAGTACGCGACGGCTGCGGATCCGGCTGCAGATCCTGATGACGACGTTCTCGATCGGTACCAACTTGATCGGCGCGCTGGTGGTCTTCGTCCTGGCGGTGTTCGTGCTGCCCGGTCCGTCGCTCGTCGACCAGCTCCAGTTGCTCGACGCGATCCTGATTCCGGCGTACTTCCTGGTCGCGCTGACGATCGGCTGCATCTGGAGCCGGCGGCTCACGCGGCGGGTGACCCGCTGGATCGAGCTCGGCCGTCCGGCGACCCGCAAGGAGCAGATCGCCACGCTGCGGTTGCCGCTCCGCCTGACGTTCATCGAGGTGCTGTTGTGGCTGGTCGCGGCCGTGTTCTTCACCGTGATGACGGTGATGATGCAGCCGGCCAACGCGCTTCGGGTCGCGCTGACGGTGGTCGACGGCGCGATCATCACGTGTTCGGTGTCGTACCTGCTGACCGAGTTCGCACTCCGGCCGGTCGCGGCGCGGGCGCTGGTCGGCTCACCTCCCCCGCGGCGGCTGCTCGCGGCCGGGCTGAAGGCGCGGACGGTGTTCTTCTGGGCGGTCGGCTCCGCCGTACCGGTGGCTGGGCTGATGGTGGCCGCCGTGCTGGCGCTGATCGAGGGCGACGTGACCTCGACCCGGTTGTCGGTCGTGATCCTTGCCCTGGGCATCGTGGCGCTCGGCAACGGTTGCCTGCTCACCTGGTTGTCGGCCCGGTCCGTGGTCGCGCCGGTGCGGTCGGTGCAGGACGCCCTCAGCCTGATCGGCGAGGGACGATTGGACGTCAGCATTCCGGTCTTCGACGGTACCGAACTGGGGTCGTTGCAGGCCGGCTTCAACCGGATGGCCGACGGGCTGCGGGAACGGGAGCGGATCCGGGACGTGTTCGGGCGGTACGTCGGACCTGGGGTCGTGCAGGAGGCGCTGAGCAGCGATCAGCTCGGCGGCGAGGAGAGGTTCGCGGCGGTACTGTTCGTCGACCTCGTGGGTTCGACCGAACTGGCGGCGCAGCGGCCGCCGAGCGAGGTGGTACAGCTGCTCAACCGGTTCTTCGCGATCGTGGTCGCCGAGGTGGACCGGCAGGGCGGGTTCGTGAACAAGTTCGCCGGTGACGCCGCGCTGGCGATCTTCGGGGCGCCGGCCGAGCTCGCGGATCCGGCCGGCAGCGCGTTGGCGGCGGGCCGGGCGCTGGCCCGGCGGCTGGCCGACGAGTTGCCGGAAGCAACAGCCGGTCTCGGTGTCACGGCGGGCATCGTCGTGGCCGGTACGGTCGGCGACGTGCGGCGGCACGAGTACACGGTGATCGGGGACCCGGTGAACGAGGCCGCGCGGCTCAGTGAGCTCGCGAAGACGGCGCCCGGCCGGCTGATCGCTTCCATGACCGCGGTCGAGGAGGCGGCGCAGGCGGAGGCGGACCAGTGGCGGCAGACTGAGCTGGTCACGGTGCGGGGACGGTCGGTTCCGACCCGGCTCGCGGTCCCTCAGTGA
- a CDS encoding M1 family metallopeptidase: protein MTHDRHSYAEPDLVRTTHLELDLALDFGQKVLAGSATHTLAWSGSHDRLVLDTRDLTVLGVEGQTSDGWEPLEYSLAAADAELGSALTITTAGHPRVKVEYRTAPTATGLQWLEPAMTAGGVMPFMFSQSQAIHARSWVPVQDTPSVRFSYAAHVTAPPELMVLMSADNGTTSRRTGSYDVVMPEPIPSYLLAIAAGDLVFEPLGERSGVWAEPATVRKAATEFVDTEEMMRVTEELFGPYRWGRYDLLVLPPSFPYGGMENPRMTFATPTVVIGDKSLVSVIAHELAHSWSGNLVTQDSWDDIWLNEGFTSYVENRIVEAVYGTEFAVMETAIKQHATVVKLDPLTPDELAVELPGLHHRSEYHGTTATGPLKGSWFLSWLEARFTREVFDPFLRGYFDRFAFRSINTDDFVAHLQETLLASHPDVVTSDELAAWLYEPGIPAFAERAASARFQVVDEARTNWLTTGELPHGAEQWTTQEWLRFLDAAPDVLSPLLLQQLDRAFGLTGTANGEIARRWYQIVAASSYEAAYAEMAEFLTKVGRMKLVLPVYQALAGTDRAFAAEVFAKARPGYHPITTAAVQKILGQ from the coding sequence TTGACGCACGATCGCCACTCCTACGCCGAGCCCGACCTGGTCCGGACGACCCATCTCGAGCTCGACCTCGCGCTCGACTTCGGCCAGAAGGTTCTGGCCGGCAGCGCGACCCACACCCTTGCCTGGTCCGGTAGCCATGACCGGCTGGTGCTCGACACCCGGGACCTCACCGTGCTGGGTGTCGAAGGCCAGACCAGCGACGGCTGGGAGCCGCTCGAGTACAGCCTCGCGGCGGCCGATGCGGAGCTCGGTTCTGCGTTGACGATCACGACCGCGGGCCACCCGCGAGTGAAGGTCGAGTACCGGACCGCGCCGACCGCGACCGGTCTGCAGTGGCTGGAGCCGGCGATGACGGCCGGTGGCGTGATGCCGTTCATGTTCAGCCAGTCGCAGGCGATCCACGCCCGCAGCTGGGTGCCGGTGCAGGACACCCCGAGCGTCCGGTTCAGCTACGCCGCGCACGTCACAGCGCCGCCCGAGCTGATGGTGCTGATGAGCGCCGACAACGGTACGACGTCGCGCCGCACCGGCTCGTACGACGTGGTGATGCCCGAACCGATCCCGTCGTACCTGCTCGCGATCGCCGCGGGCGACCTCGTCTTCGAGCCGCTCGGTGAGCGATCCGGCGTGTGGGCCGAGCCGGCCACGGTACGCAAGGCGGCGACCGAGTTCGTCGACACCGAGGAGATGATGCGGGTCACCGAGGAGTTGTTCGGCCCGTACCGCTGGGGCCGGTACGACCTGCTCGTGCTGCCGCCGTCGTTCCCGTACGGCGGGATGGAGAACCCGCGGATGACGTTCGCGACGCCGACCGTGGTGATCGGCGACAAGTCGCTGGTCAGCGTGATCGCGCACGAGCTCGCGCACAGCTGGTCCGGCAACCTGGTCACGCAGGACAGCTGGGACGACATCTGGCTGAACGAGGGCTTCACGTCGTACGTCGAGAACCGGATCGTCGAGGCGGTGTACGGGACCGAGTTCGCGGTGATGGAGACCGCGATCAAGCAGCACGCGACCGTGGTGAAGCTCGACCCGCTGACCCCTGACGAGTTGGCGGTCGAGTTGCCCGGGTTGCACCACCGGTCCGAGTACCACGGGACGACGGCGACCGGGCCGCTGAAGGGGTCGTGGTTCCTGTCCTGGCTGGAGGCGCGGTTCACCCGGGAGGTGTTCGATCCGTTCCTGCGGGGGTACTTCGACCGGTTCGCGTTCCGGAGCATCAACACCGACGACTTCGTCGCACACCTGCAGGAGACCTTGCTCGCGTCGCATCCGGATGTGGTGACGTCCGACGAGCTGGCCGCCTGGTTGTACGAGCCCGGCATTCCGGCGTTCGCGGAGCGGGCAGCGTCCGCGCGGTTCCAGGTCGTGGACGAGGCCCGGACGAACTGGTTGACGACGGGGGAGCTGCCCCACGGCGCGGAGCAGTGGACCACCCAGGAGTGGCTGCGGTTCCTCGACGCGGCTCCCGACGTACTGAGCCCGCTGCTGCTGCAGCAGCTGGATCGCGCGTTCGGCCTGACCGGTACGGCGAACGGAGAGATCGCGCGCCGCTGGTACCAGATCGTTGCCGCCAGCAGCTACGAGGCGGCGTACGCCGAAATGGCCGAGTTCCTGACGAAGGTCGGCCGGATGAAGCTCGTGCTCCCGGTCTACCAGGCCCTGGCCGGCACCGATCGAGCCTTCGCCGCCGAGGTCTTCGCCAAGGCCCGCCCCGGCTACCACCCGATCACCACCGCAGCCGTGCAGAAGATCCTCGGCCAGTAG
- a CDS encoding DUF4232 domain-containing protein yields the protein MRTYVAGAGVIAAVLTAAACGTADTSDGSKPSDTGSSARATATPSTGATPTPSVSASRATATTSTEPIDDASVDLCVMADLKLTVTNYDAPGEPVRHLMLVATNKSSKKCAVHSYPEVTLGDAKGFAPVKAGGVDEELTLAPGEKAYAGVLATGGHMDTYTVKFMTVGLGSPGGETEPEKAIRVKMPVTSFEADDGQRVTEWAGTEGLAMRPITQS from the coding sequence ATGAGAACGTACGTCGCGGGGGCCGGTGTGATCGCTGCTGTGTTGACGGCCGCCGCATGCGGCACAGCCGACACGTCGGACGGCAGCAAGCCTTCGGACACAGGTAGTTCAGCTCGTGCGACTGCAACACCGTCGACCGGCGCGACGCCGACGCCTTCGGTGAGCGCGAGCCGGGCGACCGCGACGACATCGACCGAGCCCATCGACGACGCGAGCGTCGATCTGTGTGTGATGGCGGACCTGAAGCTCACGGTCACGAACTACGACGCGCCCGGCGAGCCGGTCCGGCATTTGATGCTGGTGGCTACCAACAAGAGCTCGAAGAAGTGCGCCGTCCACAGCTATCCCGAGGTCACGCTCGGCGATGCGAAGGGTTTCGCCCCGGTCAAGGCAGGCGGCGTCGACGAGGAACTCACGCTCGCGCCCGGCGAGAAGGCGTACGCCGGCGTGCTCGCCACCGGCGGCCACATGGACACCTACACGGTGAAGTTCATGACCGTCGGTCTCGGCAGCCCCGGTGGCGAGACGGAGCCGGAGAAGGCGATCAGGGTGAAGATGCCTGTCACGTCCTTCGAAGCCGACGACGGCCAGCGTGTCACCGAGTGGGCCGGCACCGAAGGCCTCGCGATGCGCCCCATCACCCAGTCCTGA
- a CDS encoding SDR family oxidoreductase, with protein sequence MSRVVLVTGGSRGIGAAAAVALAADGWDVGVNYRTQADEAARVVKACEELGRRAVAVQADVVEPDQIERLFDTVIAGLGPIGAVINNAGVVSPSGRVAEYDAERLDRVFRGNSISAFLVAGAAVRRMSTAYGGNGGVIINVSSRAAVLGSAGEYVDYAASKAAVDALTIGLGNEVAKEGIRVLGVRPGLIETEIHEPGRLDRIGTTPPLGRPGKATEVAEVIAFLASDRSSYMTGSSVDVAGGR encoded by the coding sequence ATGAGTCGGGTTGTGCTGGTCACGGGAGGAAGCCGGGGGATCGGCGCGGCCGCAGCGGTCGCGCTGGCCGCTGACGGTTGGGACGTCGGCGTGAACTACCGGACGCAGGCCGACGAGGCCGCGCGGGTCGTGAAGGCCTGCGAGGAGCTCGGCCGGCGCGCGGTCGCGGTCCAGGCCGATGTCGTCGAGCCGGACCAGATCGAGCGGCTGTTCGACACAGTCATCGCCGGGCTCGGGCCGATCGGTGCCGTGATCAACAACGCGGGCGTGGTCTCACCCTCCGGACGCGTCGCGGAGTACGACGCCGAACGGCTCGACCGGGTGTTCCGGGGCAACTCGATCAGCGCGTTCCTGGTCGCGGGCGCCGCGGTTCGGCGGATGTCGACGGCGTACGGCGGGAACGGCGGCGTGATCATCAACGTGTCGTCGCGCGCCGCGGTGCTCGGGTCCGCGGGGGAGTACGTCGACTACGCCGCGAGCAAGGCGGCCGTCGACGCGTTGACGATCGGCCTGGGCAACGAGGTCGCGAAGGAAGGCATCCGCGTGCTGGGCGTGCGGCCGGGGTTGATCGAGACCGAGATCCACGAGCCGGGCCGGCTCGACCGGATCGGAACGACGCCACCGCTGGGCCGTCCGGGCAAGGCAACCGAGGTCGCCGAGGTGATCGCGTTCCTGGCGTCGGACCGCTCGTCGTACATGACCGGCTCGAGCGTCGATGTCGCCGGCGGCAGGTAG